Part of the Funiculus sociatus GB2-C1 genome is shown below.
AGTCCTGCATAGTAATGCTAATGAACTATAATTTTAATTATTCAACCTACCGTAATTTTTAGCTTATGCAATGCCCCAAGTGCGACTCTCAATACGTTGTAAAAAATGGTCATACTCACACTGGTAAACAAAATTTTAAATGTCGAGATTGTGGCAGACAATTTG
Proteins encoded:
- a CDS encoding IS1 family transposase, whose amino-acid sequence is MQCPKCDSQYVVKNGHTHTGKQNFKCRDCGRQF